A window from Salvelinus fontinalis isolate EN_2023a chromosome 8, ASM2944872v1, whole genome shotgun sequence encodes these proteins:
- the LOC129861153 gene encoding SH3 and cysteine-rich domain-containing protein 3-like: MAQYDQLEDKHSVDIHDNPTAPDNIVKEEDNTVYFIYEEEVEVEEKEPEPEPVVILVNDKPHKFKDHYCKTPKFCDVCARMIVLNNKFALRCKNCKTNIHHSCQSYVEYQKCFGKIPPGFRRAYSSPLYSSDQTDSAHSNRNDPVFDTLRVGVVMANKERKKGSEDKKNMMMMMMEEEESQQPKENEQAEGKPEGDKKGDKADKADDKKKKEMGNMGNQSHYYLALYRFKAIEKDDLDFHPGDRITIIDDANEEWWRGKIGEKTGYLPTNYIIRIKTGERVFKVTRSVVGNREMGQITLKKDQIVVKKGEEVNGYLKVSTGRKLGFFPTDLLQEI, encoded by the exons ATGGCCCAATATGACCA ACTGGAAGATAAACATTCTGTGGATATCCACGATAACCCCACAGCCCCTGACAATATTGTGAAAGAAGAAGACAATACT GTATACTTTATTtatgaggaggaggtggaagtgGAGGAGAAGGAGCCCGAGCCTGAGCCCGTTGTTATATTGGTGAATGACAAACCACACAAGTTCAAGGACCACTACTGCAAGACGCCCAAGTTCTGTGACGTCTGTGCTCGTATGATAGTCC TCAACAACAAGTTTGCTCTACGGTGCAAAAACTGCAAGACCAACATCCATCACTCATGCCAGTCCTATGTCGAGTATCAGAAGTGCTTTGGAAAAATT CCCCCAGGTTTCAGACGGGCCTACAGCTcccctctatacagtagtgaCCAGACAGATTCAG CCCACTCCAACCGTAACGACCCTGTGTTTGACACACTGCGGGTTGGGGTCGTCATGGCAAACAAGGAGCGCAAGAAGGGGTCTGAGGACAAGAAGAAT atgatgatgatgatgatggaggaagaggaatcCCAACAACCCAAAGAAAACGAGCAGGCAGAAG GAAAGCCAGAGGGGGATAAGAAAGGAGACAAGGCTGACAAAGCAGATGACAAG aaaaagaaggagatGGGAAACATGGGAAATCAGTCACATTACTACCTGGCTCTGTATCGCTTCAAGGCTATTGAGAAAGACGACCTTGACTTCCA TCCTGGTGATCGAATCACTATAATTGATGATGCAAATGAGGAATGGTGGAGG GGGAAGAttggggagaagacaggttaccTCCCCACCAATTACATCATTAGAATAAAAACGGGAGAGAGGGTGTTCAAGGTGACGCGGTCCGTCGTGGGAAACAGAGAGATGGGTCAGATAACACTAAAAAAAGACCAG